The following coding sequences lie in one uncultured Bacteroides sp. genomic window:
- a CDS encoding lipocalin family protein, with protein sequence MKRAPKIDAVPYIEIDRYVGIWYEIGRYSHWYEKGISNVSAEYIPKDGYIDIINRYEKSNKYGEIKGKAYVIPDSGNAKFKVQFHWPFKGNYWIIDFDKDYQWAVVSNPSQTNLWILYRKPIIDNEKLRPIVYRLVNLGFELAKVHWTKQTDRPRK encoded by the coding sequence ATGAAGAGAGCCCCCAAAATAGATGCTGTGCCCTATATTGAAATTGATAGATATGTAGGTATCTGGTATGAGATTGGCCGATACTCTCACTGGTATGAGAAAGGTATCAGCAATGTTTCAGCTGAGTATATTCCAAAAGATGGCTATATAGATATAATAAACCGATATGAAAAGTCTAATAAATACGGCGAAATAAAAGGAAAGGCTTATGTTATTCCGGACTCCGGAAATGCTAAGTTTAAAGTACAATTTCATTGGCCGTTTAAAGGTAATTATTGGATTATTGATTTTGACAAAGATTATCAGTGGGCTGTTGTTTCTAATCCATCTCAAACTAATTTATGGATTCTTTATCGCAAACCTATAATAGATAATGAGAAGCTCCGTCCGATAGTTTATCGCCTTGTCAATCTCGGATTTGAACTAGCTAAAGTGCATTGGACAAAACAGACAGACAGACCTAGAAAATGA
- a CDS encoding pyridoxamine 5'-phosphate oxidase family protein: MKTVILEEQEKIEGIISRCDICFVGMVDSQNAPYVIPMNFGYKDGVIYLHSGPTGHSIDILQHNNNVCITFSIDHELVFQHPKVACSYRMKAKSIICRGKVHFIENLEDKRESLNIIMSHYSDKTFEYSDPAVKNVKIWEIPIDSISAKEYGVPHR, translated from the coding sequence ATGAAAACAGTAATATTAGAAGAACAGGAAAAAATTGAAGGAATCATTTCCCGATGTGATATATGCTTTGTAGGGATGGTTGACAGTCAGAACGCTCCTTATGTTATCCCTATGAATTTTGGATATAAGGATGGGGTTATTTATTTGCATTCCGGTCCCACCGGGCATTCCATAGATATACTACAGCATAACAACAATGTTTGCATAACATTTAGTATTGATCACGAACTGGTATTTCAGCATCCAAAAGTTGCCTGCAGCTATCGAATGAAAGCTAAGAGTATAATATGTCGTGGTAAGGTACACTTCATTGAAAATCTGGAAGATAAACGAGAGTCCCTAAATATTATTATGAGCCATTATTCAGACAAAACCTTTGAATATTCAGACCCCGCAGTGAAGAATGTGAAGATCTGGGAAATTCCAATTGACAGCATTAGTGCCAAAGAATACGGGGTTCCACACAGATAA